In a genomic window of Flavobacterium lipolyticum:
- a CDS encoding helix-turn-helix domain-containing protein, which produces MSTLTKPNHIGRKISRIRELRDMKQEALAQALGTSQQAVSNIENSETLDDDKLLAVANALGVTVEAIKNFSDEAMISYFNTFNDSPNNNFGNHHCAFNPLDKVVELYERLLQAEKEKVEYLEKAQKGK; this is translated from the coding sequence ATGAGCACACTAACAAAACCAAATCACATAGGGCGAAAGATCAGCCGTATTCGTGAACTTCGTGATATGAAACAGGAAGCATTGGCGCAGGCTTTAGGCACAAGCCAGCAGGCGGTTTCGAACATTGAAAACAGTGAAACACTTGATGATGACAAGCTTTTGGCAGTAGCCAATGCCTTAGGAGTTACTGTTGAAGCAATTAAAAATTTTTCAGATGAAGCTATGATCAGTTATTTTAATACTTTTAATGATAGTCCAAATAATAATTTTGGAAATCACCATTGTGCTTTTAATCCTCTTGATAAAGTAGTAGAGCTTTATGAGCGTTTGCTTCAGGCCGAAAAAGAAAAAGTAGAATACTTAGAAAAAGCGCAAAAAGGGAAATAA
- a CDS encoding TonB-dependent receptor → MLKKKITIQIENDSIGAYISTIITQGANLSLSNNKLNLSKKIKIDKGTYELGTLLNLLFASESVKFLERDDKIIIYTVLRAPAPFTISGFVYAGDSKEALPYATVRVLNTNIAVNCNDYGYYTLTLPKNKYIINASYTGFTSQTDTILVNKTIKKNFNLTMGLSLAPVEVKSSKKPLNEISSIIDTQHVNALPLLMGQSDPLKLLTLKPGTYGTSLNVRGGSSDQNLVLLDGVPIYNYNHFTSLLSIFDSQAIKQISFYKGGFPARYEGRLSSVIDVKTKDGDMQSYHGAANIGLLTGSAMIEGPIIKDKMSFMISARRSWIDALTKAIFDQDINFKYRMYDAYFKINYFINSSNRLYLGAYTGGDLIRVNFFSSEAPQLTWTNKTLSLRWNRVYSPRLFQNSVLLLSNYNNQFANADEDGTRKFRITDIGIENNLNYHWSSFLNSAIGLRINMTNFSNNTIDRDQLIKSLHFKTYWDNDITLSDKVRIKAGLHYATFLTKNKVYNSFQPRTSLVYKYNTSNSLFASYAIMEQFYHQITQNTYALPSDLRMPSTDQLPPEKAFIYEAGYEKTLNKGYIRLQFYEKKVSNILMYPPLYDVSDQDKTQSPLIGFGNSRGLELEFSRQFKKFDVQAAYTLSKSTLRFPTINNGQTFNSPNDITHQIKGAVIWNINQSWVLSTMFNYSSGVLISAPDSFSYSNKKDSYPVDPNQSNEISRPNNYRLPRNYNVDVGVSKTKKTKSGNQSRLYFGVNNLVGQSPPFIIETSLSNGTFNLEQVRMFKYFPYVGYTYTFGKGKEKLN, encoded by the coding sequence TAGTATCGGAGCTTATATTTCCACCATTATAACACAAGGCGCAAATTTATCCCTAAGCAATAATAAACTCAATCTTAGTAAAAAGATAAAGATCGACAAAGGAACTTATGAATTAGGGACACTGCTAAATCTTCTTTTTGCTTCAGAATCAGTAAAATTTCTGGAGAGAGATGATAAAATAATTATTTACACCGTTTTGCGGGCTCCTGCCCCATTTACTATTAGTGGTTTTGTTTATGCAGGCGATAGTAAAGAAGCGCTACCCTACGCTACCGTACGGGTTTTAAACACAAACATTGCTGTTAATTGCAATGATTATGGCTACTATACACTAACATTACCCAAAAACAAGTACATCATAAATGCGAGTTATACCGGTTTTACTTCACAAACAGATACGATACTGGTAAACAAAACCATTAAAAAAAACTTCAATCTTACCATGGGACTATCCCTTGCTCCGGTTGAGGTTAAGTCATCCAAAAAACCTTTAAATGAGATTTCCAGCATAATCGATACGCAGCACGTTAACGCCCTTCCCCTTCTAATGGGGCAATCAGATCCGTTAAAACTTCTTACCTTAAAACCGGGCACCTACGGCACTTCTTTAAATGTAAGAGGAGGCTCAAGCGATCAGAATCTGGTTTTATTAGATGGTGTTCCTATTTACAATTACAATCATTTTACGAGTTTGTTATCTATTTTCGATTCGCAGGCCATCAAACAAATAAGTTTTTACAAAGGCGGCTTTCCGGCTCGTTACGAAGGAAGGCTATCGTCGGTCATAGATGTTAAAACAAAAGATGGCGACATGCAGTCCTACCACGGGGCTGCTAATATTGGTTTACTAACGGGTTCTGCGATGATTGAAGGACCTATCATAAAAGACAAGATGTCCTTTATGATCAGCGCAAGAAGAAGCTGGATTGATGCTTTGACCAAAGCGATTTTTGATCAGGATATTAATTTTAAATACCGGATGTATGACGCCTATTTTAAAATTAACTATTTTATTAATTCCTCCAATCGATTGTACCTTGGCGCCTATACCGGCGGAGATCTTATTCGTGTAAATTTCTTTTCTTCCGAAGCACCTCAGCTTACCTGGACCAACAAGACACTTTCTTTGCGCTGGAACAGGGTGTACAGCCCCAGACTGTTTCAGAATTCGGTTCTACTGCTAAGCAACTACAATAATCAGTTTGCCAATGCAGATGAGGATGGAACCAGAAAGTTTCGCATTACAGATATAGGTATAGAAAACAACCTGAATTATCACTGGTCGTCCTTCCTAAATAGCGCGATAGGCTTACGAATAAATATGACTAATTTTTCTAATAACACTATTGACCGTGATCAATTGATAAAGTCATTACACTTCAAAACCTATTGGGACAACGATATAACGCTGTCCGATAAAGTTCGAATAAAAGCGGGTCTTCATTATGCCACTTTTTTAACTAAAAACAAGGTTTATAATTCTTTTCAGCCCCGTACCAGTTTGGTTTATAAATACAACACTTCTAATAGTCTTTTTGCCTCCTATGCCATAATGGAGCAATTCTATCATCAAATTACCCAGAATACCTATGCCTTACCTTCAGATTTACGCATGCCAAGTACAGATCAGTTACCTCCGGAAAAGGCTTTTATCTATGAAGCAGGCTATGAAAAAACTTTAAACAAAGGATATATCCGACTACAGTTTTACGAAAAAAAAGTATCCAATATTTTAATGTATCCACCCCTTTATGATGTTTCAGATCAGGACAAAACACAATCCCCACTAATCGGTTTTGGCAATTCAAGAGGCTTGGAACTTGAATTTTCCAGGCAGTTCAAAAAGTTTGATGTACAGGCCGCGTATACCCTAAGCAAATCGACATTGCGATTCCCCACAATAAATAATGGTCAGACGTTTAATTCTCCAAACGATATAACCCATCAAATAAAAGGAGCTGTCATTTGGAATATTAATCAATCCTGGGTCCTATCCACTATGTTCAATTATAGTTCCGGTGTTTTAATCTCGGCACCAGATTCTTTTTCCTATAGCAATAAAAAAGACTCGTACCCAGTAGATCCAAACCAAAGCAATGAAATATCAAGACCTAACAACTACCGTTTACCGAGAAATTACAATGTCGATGTTGGCGTCTCAAAAACAAAGAAAACGAAATCCGGCAACCAATCCAGATTGTATTTTGGAGTTAACAATCTCGTAGGACAATCTCCACCGTTTATCATTGAAACCAGCTTAAGTAATGGCACCTTTAATTTAGAACAGGTCAGAATGTTTAAATATTTTCCTTACGTTGGATATACTTATACTTTTGGAAAGGGTAAGGAAAAATTAAACTAA